The genomic interval TAGCCCTTTCAGAGCTAGGTTTCCAGCTATAAAATCAGCTATAAAAAGGATATATGTTGCCACGTTATACACGGCCTCTTAACTGTGACAGTAGAGCGCCGATCCTTTGTGATGCGAAGATATCACCCCTTATCTTTAGCTCTCCTCTTAGATATGCTCTAACAGGATCTAACTCTCCCTTTATAATCTTAACCATTACCTCATCCTTAGCGGATAGAACAGCTGTGGGCGATGCATGTCTGCCCTCAACAATCTTGACGATACCTTCAGATGTTATTTCCATATAGAAGGGGGGTTCACCCTCGATCTCGAATTGGAAGTACATCGGACCCTTTATCTGCCCTTTCAACTTGGGATCGCTATTCACAATTTCCGCTGTCTTTCTCATAAGATCTAGCGTTGCCAAGAGACCCTCCTTAATAATATTCTCTTCCAATATATAAGCATATTCAATATATTTTCTAACATATTTTTTCTACCCTCTCTATCTAGAACCAGATTTATCACATGGGGAGCCGAATATTAGCCTCTACGCTGATATCCTGTGGAAGGGTGCCCACTATGTCTAGGGCTGGGCTAATGGTGTTGATCACCCTCTTATTAATAATAACAACAATATATATGGTTGTCAATGGCTTCACTCCTACAGCACAGCTAGTGGAAAAGCCCTATATACTTGATCCGACCTATTCGGTGACACAGATTATAAAGCCGGGAGCCTGGTTTATAGTTGAGGTGAGGGATCCCTCAGGAGCTTTTACACCAGGTCTTGCAACTGCTAATCTATCTTGCTATATATCTGGTCTTATCAATATTTCTCTAAAGGTGAATAGGTATAGCAGCCAGGCTGGTATACATAGTATCAACTTCTCTGTCCCTAGGTTTGAGCTTCCTGCAGGGGGGTTCTACCCATGTTCTCTAGTTGTTTCAGATGGGAGGAATCTGTTGATTAGTGAGAAGAGTGTCTATATATATAATAAGAGCCTAGATAAGCTGGGGATCCTACATATATCGGATATCCATATACTCCTACCAACACCTATTGGAACTGCATATCAAACTCTAACCTCAGCCGTGTTTCTGGCTAACATGCTCAGCGACATTGATCTCGTGATCAACACAGGCGATACGATAGATAGGCCTGGAGATGCTATGCTCTACACCTATTATAGACAGGCTCTGAAGATACTTTTAAAACCCATACTAGCTGTTCCAGGGAATCATGATGGATCTGGGATAAGCCCAGACGTGTTTTCAGCTGTATATGGCTCTAATGTTGGTTCGATAACATGGTTCAGGAGGATTGAGAACTACCTAATAGTCGGTCTCGATACATCTGCTAGGGGTGTTATAGATAGTTCTCAATTAGCATTTCTCGAGAAGATCCTTAGAGAGAATCAAGATGCTAAGGTCAAGATCGTTTTAACCCACCACCCGATCTTTAGGGCAGGGGCTAAGGGCTTATATATAGATCAGCCCCTTAAGGATGTTCCAAGAGATCTCCTATATGCATCTTGGGCGGGGGATGAGAATATAGCTAGGGAATTCCTAAGGCTGATCGATATATATAATGTGTCAGCTGTTCTAGCAGGGCATGTACACCAGGACTCAATAGTTATATATAGGAACAAGACTATATTCATAACAACCGGCACATTGGGTGGCCCGAGATCTGATTATAACGCATTTAGAATAATAGATATATATTCAAACGGTACCGTGTCGCCTAGATATGCTCCTGGAACCAATGCTAGAAGTAATATGAATAGCTATAATATTGAAAAAGCTATTATAAGATACTGGGTTGATAAGGACTACTCGGGGGTCTTTCTAAATATCTCTAAGGAGCTAGGCATATCCTTTAGAGACCCTGTAAGCATTTATCTAGACTCTCCAGGCTCTAATAGCACAATAGAGAGGATATTATATGATGCTCGATCTAGAGAGATTGTTGAGCCAGCTGCTAAGATAGAGATTCTGGGAGAAGATGGCGTTTTAAGAACCATATATAGGGTAGATCTATCGGGCCAGGAGATCTATAGGCCGCAGGGTATTGTAGCAAAGAATCCAAATCTAGACACATCTCTAAAGCCCGGTATAATCAGTATAAATGTAGATCCAAGGCAGCCTAGGCAGGGGATAGACCCAATTAGGGTAAGTGTTGAGGTGTCGAGGGGATCTACATATGTTTATAGGGTCGAGATCATATTAAGAGCTTCTACAAAGGACGGCAGATCTATAGATCTTTGGGAGGAGGCCCTCCCAAGCTGGGACTATACGAAGTACATAGCGATGTTCAAAGAGATCAACGCTTCAA from Sulfolobales archaeon carries:
- a CDS encoding metallophosphoesterase; amino-acid sequence: MSRAGLMVLITLLLIITTIYMVVNGFTPTAQLVEKPYILDPTYSVTQIIKPGAWFIVEVRDPSGAFTPGLATANLSCYISGLINISLKVNRYSSQAGIHSINFSVPRFELPAGGFYPCSLVVSDGRNLLISEKSVYIYNKSLDKLGILHISDIHILLPTPIGTAYQTLTSAVFLANMLSDIDLVINTGDTIDRPGDAMLYTYYRQALKILLKPILAVPGNHDGSGISPDVFSAVYGSNVGSITWFRRIENYLIVGLDTSARGVIDSSQLAFLEKILRENQDAKVKIVLTHHPIFRAGAKGLYIDQPLKDVPRDLLYASWAGDENIAREFLRLIDIYNVSAVLAGHVHQDSIVIYRNKTIFITTGTLGGPRSDYNAFRIIDIYSNGTVSPRYAPGTNARSNMNSYNIEKAIIRYWVDKDYSGVFLNISKELGISFRDPVSIYLDSPGSNSTIERILYDARSREIVEPAAKIEILGEDGVLRTIYRVDLSGQEIYRPQGIVAKNPNLDTSLKPGIISINVDPRQPRQGIDPIRVSVEVSRGSTYVYRVEIILRASTKDGRSIDLWEEALPSWDYTKYIAMFKEINASRAILLVRAYDLYGNIVESEISVTFREVQRAATAQTTTIAVTTTQPPIYTTTPPAIIVATTTPVTVITSAISPPVETTGSATPPTAIYTQRAIGDSLGLIVGIVIAVVGIALVVILFIKRRG
- a CDS encoding SCP2 sterol-binding domain-containing protein gives rise to the protein MATLDLMRKTAEIVNSDPKLKGQIKGPMYFQFEIEGEPPFYMEITSEGIVKIVEGRHASPTAVLSAKDEVMVKIIKGELDPVRAYLRGELKIRGDIFASQRIGALLSQLRGRV